From Bifidobacterium sp. ESL0790, one genomic window encodes:
- the murF gene encoding UDP-N-acetylmuramoyl-tripeptide--D-alanyl-D-alanine ligase, giving the protein MMPMTVAEIAEAVHGSIAGADGRGAADEAVATSVFSDSRQLTRGSVFVAIAGERVDGHDFVAGAAAKGAVAALVEHEVAGADGIAQIVVSDTVKALGLLARHNIDKRRALGSDFSIIGITGSVGKTTTKDLLNSLLSKLAPTVAPVGSFNNDIGLPLTALKVGAGTRFFIAEMGANHVGEIAGLTRIAPPDLAVVLKVGVAHLGEFGSVERIAQAKSEIVRGLVPNGVAVLNAGDQRVAAMQSLASGKVLWFGLGDDNAGNDNKVDGSGMVRCADVKVDDLDHPEFTLVLPDGARSDVTLGISGAHNVINALAASTVAHYFGMSAEAIAEGLADVRRISPHRMAISTVDHDGATFTLIDDSFNANPDSTRAGLDGLAAWHSEENDEANANAGADADEKEERPYRIAVLGVMLELGDDEQRLHAQIGQYAAGLGLDEIVAVGSEGGRHFDALAQALAQGAEQANKQDDTHVVVRWVHNVDEADREVCRSAREHRQTVVLLKGSHVSGLSSLADRWADTQKNKK; this is encoded by the coding sequence ATGATGCCGATGACGGTGGCCGAGATCGCCGAGGCCGTGCATGGCTCGATCGCCGGCGCGGACGGACGTGGGGCGGCGGACGAGGCCGTGGCCACCTCCGTGTTCAGCGACTCGCGCCAGCTGACGCGAGGCTCCGTGTTCGTGGCGATAGCCGGCGAGCGGGTGGACGGCCATGACTTCGTGGCCGGGGCCGCGGCGAAGGGTGCCGTGGCGGCGCTGGTGGAGCATGAGGTTGCCGGGGCCGATGGCATCGCGCAGATCGTGGTCAGCGACACCGTCAAGGCGCTTGGTTTGCTCGCCCGCCATAACATCGACAAGCGCCGCGCGCTCGGCTCGGATTTCTCCATCATCGGCATCACCGGATCGGTGGGCAAGACCACCACCAAGGATCTTCTCAACTCCCTGCTCTCCAAGCTCGCGCCCACGGTCGCGCCGGTCGGCTCGTTCAACAACGACATCGGCCTGCCCCTCACGGCCCTCAAGGTGGGTGCCGGCACCAGGTTCTTCATCGCCGAGATGGGCGCCAACCACGTCGGCGAGATCGCCGGGCTCACCCGCATCGCGCCGCCCGATCTGGCGGTGGTGCTCAAGGTCGGCGTCGCCCACTTGGGCGAGTTCGGATCCGTGGAGCGCATCGCGCAGGCCAAAAGCGAGATCGTACGGGGTCTGGTGCCTAATGGCGTGGCTGTACTCAACGCCGGAGACCAGCGTGTGGCGGCCATGCAGAGTCTGGCGTCCGGCAAGGTGCTGTGGTTCGGACTTGGCGACGATAATGCAGGCAATGATAATAAGGTCGACGGCTCCGGCATGGTGCGCTGCGCCGACGTCAAGGTCGACGATCTGGACCATCCCGAATTCACGCTGGTCCTGCCCGACGGCGCACGTTCCGACGTGACGCTTGGCATCAGCGGCGCCCACAACGTCATCAACGCCCTCGCCGCGTCCACCGTGGCCCACTATTTCGGCATGAGCGCCGAGGCGATCGCCGAGGGGCTGGCGGATGTGCGGCGCATCAGCCCGCACCGGATGGCCATCTCCACGGTCGATCATGACGGCGCGACGTTCACGCTGATCGACGACTCCTTCAACGCCAACCCCGACTCCACGCGTGCCGGCCTCGACGGACTGGCCGCCTGGCACAGCGAGGAAAACGACGAAGCCAACGCCAACGCTGGCGCCGACGCCGATGAGAAAGAGGAGCGCCCCTACCGCATCGCGGTGCTCGGCGTGATGCTCGAGCTCGGCGACGACGAGCAACGCCTGCACGCCCAGATCGGCCAGTACGCGGCGGGCCTCGGCCTCGACGAGATCGTGGCCGTGGGAAGCGAGGGCGGCAGACATTTCGACGCGCTGGCCCAGGCCTTGGCACAAGGCGCCGAGCAGGCCAACAAGCAAGACGACACCCACGTTGTGGTGCGATGGGTGCATAATGTCGATGAGGCGGACCGCGAGGTCTGCCGTTCCGCGCGGGAGCACCGCCAGACGGTGGTGCTGCTCAAAGGGTCGCACGTCTCGGGCCTCTCCTCGTTGGCGGATCGTTGGGCCGACACGCAAAAGAACAAGAAATAA
- the mraY gene encoding phospho-N-acetylmuramoyl-pentapeptide-transferase, which produces MISLIIAILVSLLVVMAGTPLMIRLVHRLHYGQYIRQDGPQSHLVKRGTATMGGVVINLAVILGWGVSAAYRYLTRGEHISWSAVLVLFAMVSMGLLGFIDDFAKVRKKQNTGLSVGGKFFGQFVFATIYAVLALMMPTKSGFSSAQPGMSFIEHPFFSFDFAGRAIAIVIFVIWVNFLMTAWTNAVNLTDGLDGLAAGSSMISLAGYTVIAFWESYHVKGGPKPGFQYAVSDPLDLTIIAACAAVACFGFLWYNSNPATIFMGDTGSLALGGLFAALSIATHTEFLAVIIGGLYVIEAMSDVIQVGCFKLTHKRVFKMAPIHHHFELCGWGEAKVVVRFWMIEFIFMLVGVMIFYTNWASLSGLLH; this is translated from the coding sequence TTGATCTCCCTCATCATCGCCATCCTGGTCTCGCTGCTGGTAGTCATGGCGGGGACGCCACTGATGATCCGACTGGTGCACCGGCTGCATTACGGCCAGTACATCCGCCAGGACGGCCCGCAATCGCACTTGGTCAAGCGCGGCACGGCGACGATGGGTGGCGTGGTCATCAACCTGGCCGTCATCCTCGGTTGGGGGGTCTCCGCGGCCTACCGCTACCTCACGCGCGGCGAGCATATCTCGTGGTCGGCCGTGCTGGTGCTCTTCGCGATGGTGTCGATGGGGCTGCTTGGGTTCATCGACGATTTCGCCAAGGTGCGCAAGAAGCAGAACACGGGGCTGAGCGTGGGCGGCAAGTTCTTCGGCCAGTTCGTCTTCGCCACCATCTACGCCGTGCTCGCGCTGATGATGCCCACCAAATCCGGCTTCTCCAGCGCCCAGCCGGGTATGAGCTTCATCGAGCACCCCTTCTTCAGCTTTGATTTCGCCGGCCGCGCCATCGCCATCGTCATCTTCGTCATCTGGGTCAACTTCCTGATGACCGCATGGACCAACGCCGTCAACTTGACTGACGGCCTGGACGGCTTGGCCGCGGGCTCGTCGATGATCTCGCTGGCGGGCTACACGGTCATCGCCTTCTGGGAGAGCTACCACGTCAAGGGTGGTCCCAAGCCCGGATTCCAATACGCCGTCTCCGACCCGCTGGACCTCACGATCATCGCCGCGTGCGCCGCCGTGGCCTGCTTCGGATTCCTGTGGTACAACTCCAATCCGGCCACCATCTTCATGGGCGACACCGGCTCGCTGGCCCTGGGCGGCCTCTTCGCCGCGCTCTCGATCGCCACGCACACCGAGTTCCTCGCCGTGATCATCGGCGGGCTCTACGTCATCGAGGCGATGAGCGACGTCATCCAGGTCGGCTGCTTCAAGCTCACCCACAAGCGCGTCTTCAAGATGGCGCCGATCCACCACCATTTCGAGCTGTGCGGATGGGGCGAGGCGAAGGTCGTCGTGCGTTTCTGGATGATCGAGTTCATCTTCATGCTGGTCGGCGTGATGATCTTCTACACCAACTGGGCCTCGCTGTCGGGCCTGCTGCACTGA
- the murD gene encoding UDP-N-acetylmuramoyl-L-alanine--D-glutamate ligase yields the protein MRTKRAQAETASYEGKTVLVAGLGVSGEGAVEALQGRAGRVLSVDERKPEADLHSFDDIDWSAIDVVVASPVFNPRTPFIREAQRRGIPVISEVELAWDLRVPAKNGIAGAPAPWIGITGTNGKTSTTQMISAMLTHCGMDAPAVGNIGKSVSLAATDPTHDALCVELSSFQMHFTDSLALDCAAITNIAADHLDWHGGMANYAADKAKVFHRAQRALVFNADDERVTKLAERAETGEGCRRIGFTLHAPQAGQIGVKDGWIVDASGLSGAPYGSANALAKVTEFAHLTEPDGTVYPHLLADALTALALAMGLGADPGHCLEALRLFAPGGHRIETVAAAHRDDGDIRFVDDSKATNAHAANASLSSYRPKSVVWIAGGLAKGGHFEDLVAKQAPNIKAVVVIGVDQQPMLEALKASAPDIPVTVIDPQDKSTVMARAVQAAGEYVAPGDVVLMAPACASMDQFKSYADRGAQFAQASREWVRANG from the coding sequence ATGAGGACGAAACGCGCACAGGCCGAAACCGCCAGCTATGAGGGCAAGACCGTCCTGGTGGCGGGCCTTGGCGTCTCCGGCGAGGGTGCGGTGGAGGCGCTGCAAGGTCGCGCCGGGCGCGTGCTGAGCGTCGACGAGCGCAAGCCCGAGGCCGACCTGCACTCCTTCGACGACATCGACTGGAGCGCCATCGACGTGGTGGTGGCCTCGCCCGTCTTCAATCCACGCACTCCGTTCATTCGCGAGGCGCAGCGCCGTGGCATCCCCGTGATCAGCGAGGTCGAGCTCGCCTGGGATTTGCGCGTGCCGGCCAAGAACGGGATCGCCGGCGCCCCCGCGCCATGGATCGGCATCACCGGCACCAATGGCAAAACATCGACCACTCAGATGATCTCGGCCATGCTCACCCATTGCGGCATGGACGCCCCGGCCGTCGGCAACATCGGCAAATCCGTGAGCCTCGCCGCCACCGACCCCACCCACGACGCGCTGTGCGTGGAGCTGAGCAGCTTCCAGATGCATTTCACCGACTCGCTGGCGCTCGACTGCGCCGCCATCACCAACATCGCCGCCGACCACCTCGACTGGCATGGTGGCATGGCCAACTACGCCGCCGACAAGGCCAAGGTCTTCCATCGCGCCCAGCGCGCACTGGTGTTCAACGCCGACGACGAGCGGGTCACGAAGCTGGCCGAGCGGGCCGAAACAGGGGAGGGCTGCCGCAGGATTGGTTTCACCCTGCATGCCCCGCAGGCCGGCCAGATCGGCGTCAAGGACGGCTGGATCGTGGACGCCAGCGGGCTTTCAGGGGCCCCATACGGCTCTGCCAACGCCCTGGCCAAGGTCACCGAGTTCGCGCATCTCACCGAGCCCGACGGCACCGTCTATCCACATCTGCTGGCCGACGCTCTCACCGCGCTCGCCCTGGCGATGGGCTTGGGCGCTGATCCGGGTCATTGCCTTGAGGCCCTGCGTCTTTTCGCGCCAGGCGGGCACCGCATCGAGACCGTCGCCGCCGCCCATCGCGACGACGGCGACATCCGTTTCGTCGACGATTCCAAGGCCACCAACGCCCACGCCGCCAACGCCTCGCTTTCCAGCTACAGGCCGAAGTCCGTCGTCTGGATCGCCGGGGGACTGGCGAAGGGCGGTCATTTCGAGGACCTTGTGGCCAAGCAGGCCCCGAATATCAAGGCCGTCGTGGTCATCGGCGTCGACCAGCAGCCCATGCTCGAGGCGCTCAAGGCCAGCGCGCCCGACATTCCCGTCACCGTCATCGACCCGCAAGACAAGTCCACCGTGATGGCTCGCGCCGTGCAAGCCGCGGGAGAGTATGTCGCCCCCGGCGACGTGGTTCTCATGGCCCCGGCCTGCGCCTCGATGGACCAGTTCAAGTCATATGCCGACCGTGGCGCGCAATTCGCCCAGGCCTCGCGCGAATGGGTGCGTGCCAATGGCTGA
- the ftsW gene encoding putative lipid II flippase FtsW has protein sequence MADRSSGGRRASGRSGRSRQSRGGAAEPPRQSTRGSRSSSARSANTRSSGIRSANTRAANSRKPTGGRNGGPNGGEDLNDYTGIRGLMNPLWCYYGFRLAVLALTCFGVVMVFSSSSVTMISYGLSPWKQALTQGLYCVIGLLLGWGAMHIPVSLYRKFSLWVVGASILLQLVTLTPLGIEVNGNKGWIGIGGFTMQPAEFMKLALCIWMPASMANVAKRESKDRLKGYLVVAFVFLVCLGTVMLGGDLGTAIILLFIGAAAFVTGGFPWRWLFAIAALMAGAVAFFVLSSPNRMKRVLTFSQLCADPNSQPTCYQPTHSKYAMASGGLFGVGIGNSREKWNYLPEAHNDFIFAIIGEETGFVGAVIVLILFIALGWCMIVVAVKSADRYASMVLVCVAVWIVGQAAVNIMVVVDLLPVMGVPLPFVSAGGSSLVMCLIAAGVATSMMKEQPQIEANALALSL, from the coding sequence ATGGCTGACCGGTCATCAGGAGGGCGCCGCGCGAGCGGCAGGTCGGGCAGGTCGCGCCAGTCACGCGGCGGTGCCGCCGAGCCGCCTCGCCAGTCCACGCGCGGGTCGCGTTCGTCCAGCGCGCGCTCAGCCAATACGCGTTCGTCCGGTATCCGCTCAGCCAATACCCGCGCGGCCAACTCCCGAAAGCCCACCGGCGGGCGCAACGGCGGTCCCAACGGTGGTGAGGACCTCAACGACTACACCGGCATCCGCGGCCTGATGAACCCCCTGTGGTGCTATTACGGCTTCCGCCTGGCCGTGCTCGCCCTGACCTGCTTCGGCGTGGTGATGGTCTTCTCGTCCTCGTCGGTCACCATGATCTCGTACGGCCTCTCGCCTTGGAAACAGGCGCTGACCCAAGGCCTCTACTGCGTGATCGGCCTCCTGCTCGGCTGGGGCGCCATGCACATCCCCGTGAGCCTCTACCGCAAGTTCTCCCTGTGGGTGGTGGGCGCCTCGATCCTGCTGCAGCTGGTCACCCTGACCCCGCTGGGCATCGAGGTCAACGGCAACAAGGGCTGGATCGGCATCGGCGGCTTCACCATGCAGCCCGCGGAGTTCATGAAGCTGGCGCTGTGCATCTGGATGCCGGCCTCGATGGCGAACGTGGCCAAACGCGAGTCCAAGGACCGACTCAAGGGCTACCTGGTCGTGGCCTTCGTCTTCCTGGTCTGCCTCGGCACCGTCATGTTGGGCGGCGACCTCGGCACCGCCATCATCCTGCTGTTCATCGGAGCCGCCGCCTTCGTCACCGGCGGATTCCCCTGGAGGTGGCTGTTCGCCATCGCCGCGCTGATGGCCGGGGCCGTGGCCTTCTTCGTGCTTTCGAGCCCCAACCGCATGAAGCGCGTGCTCACCTTCTCCCAGCTGTGCGCCGACCCCAACTCGCAGCCGACCTGCTACCAGCCCACGCACTCCAAGTACGCGATGGCCTCCGGCGGCCTCTTCGGCGTCGGCATCGGCAACAGCCGTGAGAAATGGAACTACCTGCCCGAGGCCCACAACGATTTCATCTTCGCCATCATCGGTGAGGAGACGGGGTTCGTTGGCGCGGTCATCGTGCTCATCCTCTTCATCGCGCTGGGTTGGTGCATGATCGTCGTCGCGGTGAAAAGCGCGGACCGCTACGCCTCGATGGTGCTGGTGTGCGTCGCCGTGTGGATCGTGGGCCAAGCCGCCGTCAACATCATGGTGGTCGTCGACCTGCTGCCCGTGATGGGCGTGCCGTTGCCGTTCGTCTCGGCCGGAGGGTCGAGCCTGGTGATGTGCCTGATCGCGGCGGGCGTCGCCACCAGTATGATGAAGGAGCAGCCGCAGATCGAGGCGAACGCGCTGGCGTTGAGCCTGTGA
- a CDS encoding UDP-N-acetylglucosamine--N-acetylmuramyl-(pentapeptide) pyrophosphoryl-undecaprenol N-acetylglucosamine transferase, whose protein sequence is MKHIVLAGGGTAGHVNPLLSVASAVRRIDPEAAVSVVGTEVGLEHDLVPQAGFELDTVEKVPFPRRLNMQALRFPGKWRHEQRRVRDILERRQADVVVGFGGYASAPVYVVAHKMGLPIIIHEQNARAGMANKLGGRWATFIGTAYEGTGLKAAKDAEMRRVGLPLRPAIAELCEKVTQDRAATRAEAARALGVDPNRPLVLVTGGSLGAVSLNRAISGAAADLLSVCQVIHLTGRGKSDEIRQTVSQNVGADVLTDLDPAHAGQGDYHIAEYLERIDLAFAAADLVICRAGAGSVSELAAVGLPAIYVPLAIGNGEQRFNAQPVVDAGGGLMVGNADFTADWVRANVPSLLSDSQRLEAMGQAAWKYGIRDAADQMARVVLSLAGEAA, encoded by the coding sequence ATGAAGCATATTGTATTGGCCGGGGGAGGCACCGCCGGCCACGTCAACCCTCTGCTGAGCGTCGCCTCGGCCGTGCGCCGGATCGACCCCGAGGCCGCCGTCTCCGTGGTCGGCACCGAGGTCGGCCTGGAGCATGATCTCGTGCCGCAGGCCGGGTTCGAGCTCGACACCGTCGAGAAGGTTCCCTTCCCCCGACGCCTGAACATGCAGGCTCTGCGATTCCCGGGCAAATGGCGCCATGAGCAACGTCGCGTGCGCGACATCCTCGAGCGTCGCCAGGCCGACGTGGTGGTCGGTTTCGGCGGCTACGCCTCCGCGCCCGTCTATGTGGTGGCGCACAAGATGGGGCTGCCCATCATCATCCACGAGCAGAACGCCCGCGCCGGCATGGCCAACAAGCTCGGCGGCCGCTGGGCCACGTTCATCGGCACCGCCTACGAGGGCACCGGACTCAAAGCCGCGAAAGACGCCGAGATGCGCCGTGTGGGGCTGCCGCTGCGCCCCGCCATCGCCGAGTTGTGCGAGAAGGTCACTCAGGACCGCGCCGCCACGCGCGCCGAGGCCGCCCGCGCGTTGGGCGTCGATCCCAACCGTCCGTTGGTCTTGGTTACCGGTGGATCGTTGGGCGCCGTGAGCCTCAACCGAGCCATCTCGGGAGCCGCCGCCGACCTGCTTTCGGTCTGCCAAGTCATCCATCTGACCGGCCGTGGCAAAAGCGACGAGATCCGCCAGACCGTCAGCCAGAACGTCGGAGCCGACGTGCTCACCGACCTCGATCCCGCGCACGCCGGCCAGGGCGACTACCATATCGCCGAATATCTTGAGCGCATCGATCTGGCCTTCGCCGCCGCCGACCTGGTGATATGCCGTGCCGGGGCCGGTTCGGTCTCGGAGCTGGCCGCCGTGGGTCTGCCCGCCATCTACGTGCCCCTGGCCATCGGCAATGGCGAGCAGCGTTTCAACGCCCAGCCTGTGGTCGACGCCGGTGGCGGCCTGATGGTCGGCAACGCCGATTTCACCGCCGATTGGGTGCGCGCCAACGTCCCCTCGCTGCTCTCGGATTCCCAGCGTCTCGAGGCCATGGGCCAGGCCGCTTGGAAATACGGCATCCGCGATGCCGCCGACCAGATGGCGCGGGTCGTGCTGAGCCTCGCCGGCGAGGCCGCGTAA
- a CDS encoding Mur ligase domain-containing protein — translation MSVLAEMLEERGVEVSGSDRAENDRTERLESLGVKVYIGQKAGNVDGAKIVVFSTAIKPDNPEIVAAAAQGARIVHRSDILALLMASKESVSVAGAHGKTTTSSLLSHILVNAGTGELADPSYAIGGSIQNPHGEALDGGHAGKGEVLVAEADESDGSFEKYHPAFALIVNAEADHLDHYGDVEHYRKAFVEYAGHAKRNIVMSLDDEGSRAIMRMLAPEVRSRTICYTTESAGTIAEIAGMTDSAPAASNKADEGNDGPWLVRILSEQESVGDGAERFVIELPAGLTGATQPRKVSVGLRVPGVHNARNATAAIVTATLLGMDPDVAASAAATFLGASRRFEVNGSEHGVTVVDDYAHHPTEIKALLAAARRRYPEATIRVLFQPHLFSRTKFFTPQFAEALSGADEAIVAPIYPAREKQEDFPGVVSANIIDAAQSVDHNPQTGWISTCADLCEGAEALASQAHSGDVIITVGAGDVTTMDAVILKALAARDDVERA, via the coding sequence ATGAGCGTGCTCGCCGAGATGCTGGAGGAGCGGGGCGTGGAGGTCTCCGGCTCCGACCGTGCCGAAAACGACAGGACTGAGCGCTTGGAATCGTTGGGCGTCAAGGTCTATATCGGCCAGAAGGCCGGCAACGTCGACGGCGCGAAAATCGTCGTCTTCTCCACCGCCATCAAGCCTGACAATCCGGAGATTGTGGCCGCGGCCGCGCAGGGCGCCCGCATCGTGCACCGCAGCGACATCCTGGCGCTGCTCATGGCCTCCAAGGAGTCGGTGAGCGTGGCCGGGGCGCATGGCAAGACCACCACCAGCTCGCTGCTCTCGCATATCCTCGTCAACGCCGGAACGGGTGAGCTGGCCGATCCCAGCTACGCCATCGGCGGCTCCATCCAGAACCCGCACGGCGAGGCATTGGACGGCGGCCACGCGGGCAAAGGCGAGGTGCTGGTTGCCGAGGCCGACGAATCCGACGGCAGCTTCGAGAAATACCATCCCGCCTTCGCGCTCATCGTCAACGCCGAGGCCGACCACCTCGACCATTACGGCGACGTGGAGCATTACCGCAAGGCGTTCGTGGAGTACGCCGGGCACGCCAAGCGCAATATCGTGATGTCGCTCGACGATGAGGGCTCGCGCGCCATCATGCGTATGCTCGCTCCCGAGGTCCGTAGCCGCACGATTTGCTATACCACCGAATCTGCCGGAACCATCGCCGAAATCGCCGGTATGACCGATTCGGCGCCGGCTGCCAGCAACAAGGCCGATGAGGGTAACGATGGCCCATGGCTCGTGCGCATCCTCTCCGAGCAGGAGTCCGTCGGAGATGGCGCTGAGCGTTTCGTGATCGAATTGCCGGCTGGGTTGACCGGTGCCACACAGCCGCGCAAGGTTTCGGTCGGATTGCGTGTGCCGGGCGTGCACAACGCCCGCAACGCGACCGCGGCCATCGTCACCGCCACTCTATTGGGCATGGATCCGGATGTCGCCGCCTCGGCAGCTGCCACGTTCCTGGGGGCCTCCCGCCGCTTCGAGGTCAATGGCAGCGAGCACGGGGTCACCGTCGTCGACGACTACGCCCACCATCCCACCGAGATTAAGGCCCTGCTCGCCGCCGCGCGCCGGCGCTACCCCGAGGCCACCATCCGCGTGCTCTTCCAACCGCATCTCTTCAGCCGCACTAAGTTCTTCACCCCGCAGTTCGCCGAGGCGCTCTCCGGGGCCGACGAGGCCATCGTCGCGCCGATTTACCCGGCACGCGAGAAGCAGGAGGACTTCCCGGGCGTCGTCTCTGCCAATATCATCGACGCCGCGCAATCCGTGGACCACAATCCGCAAACCGGTTGGATCTCGACATGCGCCGACCTGTGTGAGGGCGCCGAGGCGTTGGCAAGCCAGGCCCATTCCGGCGACGTCATCATCACCGTCGGCGCTGGCGACGTGACCACCATGGACGCCGTCATCCTCAAGGCGCTCGCGGCCCGCGACGATGTGGAGCGGGCGTGA
- a CDS encoding FtsQ-type POTRA domain-containing protein — translation MSGRRVIGSEDSKGGASRRKPRRSVSSGSSSAKRGGSRRVAKDAAGSSSARKSVARRAGSGSKSTNSRTRRSGGTGRSLASSGGKSTTRRKSAGRACAVNRGVSRTANRSSRPKGKPRSISSAGSRRSRSAPGDFVDARKLEGEDLVSKTLSQTTNVLGVAARPKVVDFNARLKERKRAKTMVVVRKAVAAVVALAAVAALVWFMFFSPVFRLDAKQISVSGQNQWVGKEQIVSIAKKQSGKSLFLVSSNDVVKQLKSIPGVSQAKVQKQYPQGIKVSVTAQEPAAMLRTPNGNMAAVDGYGRVLNSVGNVSAQGIPVIEVNNVGSSLSNRAVQQAVRVLNQMPQQMRHSVTKVEAKTQDSVTTEINNGDRVIIWGDSSDMKLKKAVVDKISNDPTKIGDKHQIDVSAPLRPIIK, via the coding sequence GTGAGCGGACGTCGTGTGATCGGTTCGGAGGACTCGAAAGGCGGCGCGTCAAGGCGCAAGCCTCGCCGTTCGGTGAGCTCCGGGTCGTCAAGTGCGAAACGTGGCGGATCCAGGCGTGTGGCCAAGGATGCCGCCGGTTCGTCTTCGGCGAGGAAGAGCGTCGCCCGCCGCGCCGGTTCGGGCTCGAAATCCACGAACTCGCGCACCAGGCGTTCCGGCGGCACAGGCCGTTCGCTCGCGTCCAGCGGTGGCAAATCCACGACCCGGCGCAAATCCGCCGGGCGTGCCTGCGCCGTCAACCGCGGTGTGAGCCGCACCGCCAACCGCAGCTCCAGGCCCAAAGGCAAGCCGCGCTCGATCTCCTCGGCCGGGTCGAGGCGCTCGCGCAGCGCCCCCGGTGATTTCGTCGACGCCAGAAAGCTCGAGGGCGAGGACCTCGTCTCCAAAACCCTCTCGCAGACCACGAACGTGCTCGGCGTGGCCGCGCGCCCCAAGGTGGTCGATTTCAACGCCCGCCTGAAGGAGCGCAAGCGCGCCAAGACGATGGTCGTGGTGCGCAAGGCGGTGGCCGCCGTGGTGGCGCTCGCCGCCGTCGCCGCGCTCGTCTGGTTCATGTTCTTCTCGCCGGTCTTCCGTCTCGACGCCAAGCAGATTAGCGTCTCCGGGCAGAACCAGTGGGTCGGCAAGGAGCAGATCGTCTCCATCGCCAAGAAGCAATCCGGCAAGTCGCTGTTCCTGGTCTCGTCGAACGACGTGGTCAAGCAGCTCAAATCGATACCCGGCGTTTCGCAGGCCAAGGTCCAGAAGCAATATCCGCAGGGCATCAAGGTCAGCGTCACGGCCCAGGAGCCGGCCGCCATGCTGCGCACCCCCAACGGCAACATGGCCGCCGTGGACGGCTACGGGCGTGTGCTCAACTCCGTGGGCAACGTCTCGGCGCAGGGCATCCCGGTCATCGAGGTCAACAATGTGGGCTCAAGCCTCAGCAACCGCGCCGTGCAGCAGGCGGTACGTGTGTTGAACCAGATGCCCCAGCAGATGCGCCACAGCGTCACCAAGGTGGAGGCCAAGACGCAGGATTCGGTGACCACCGAGATCAACAACGGCGACCGCGTCATCATCTGGGGCGATTCGTCCGATATGAAACTCAAGAAAGCCGTGGTCGACAAGATCAGCAACGACCCCACCAAGATCGGCGACAAGCACCAGATCGACGTCTCCGCCCCGTTGCGGCCCATCATCAAATAG
- the dtd gene encoding D-aminoacyl-tRNA deacylase, whose translation MRIVLQKVSKAGVDVLDEQTGEPDPTFEPQHIGIGYMLLVGVSDSDGDEQIKWLTHKIANLRVFEDEQGKMNLSLKDVGGAILSISQFTLFANVRRGNRPSFIDAGEPKHAERVWHEFDDALRAEGIEVKEGRFGAHMRVSLVNDGPVTITFDTDELMAKGKK comes from the coding sequence ATGAGAATCGTGTTGCAGAAAGTCAGCAAGGCCGGCGTCGATGTGCTAGACGAACAGACCGGCGAGCCGGATCCCACCTTCGAGCCGCAGCATATCGGCATCGGCTACATGCTGCTGGTGGGCGTCAGCGACAGTGACGGCGACGAGCAGATCAAGTGGCTGACCCACAAGATCGCCAACCTGCGGGTCTTCGAGGACGAACAAGGCAAGATGAACCTCTCGCTCAAGGACGTGGGCGGCGCCATCCTCTCGATCTCGCAGTTCACGCTCTTCGCCAACGTACGGCGCGGCAACCGGCCGAGCTTCATCGACGCGGGCGAGCCGAAGCACGCCGAGCGGGTCTGGCATGAGTTCGACGACGCCCTGCGCGCCGAGGGCATCGAAGTCAAGGAAGGGCGTTTCGGCGCCCATATGCGGGTCAGCCTGGTCAACGACGGCCCGGTGACCATCACCTTCGACACCGATGAGCTGATGGCGAAGGGCAAGAAATAA